One Roseimaritima multifibrata DNA window includes the following coding sequences:
- the pilM gene encoding type IV pilus assembly protein PilM produces MAKAASVWGIEIGQSALKALRCHVEGENVVTDAFDYIEYPKILSQPEADPEELINEALLKFLERNEYTRDTKIVMSVPGSSGLAKFFKPPPVELKKVADIVRYEAKQQIPFDLDDVVWDYQMMPGSIVEEGFALDSEVGLFAMKREQAFRVLEPFEKVGLEVDLIQMTPLALYNMLAYDRLAERLENETFDPDNPPSSTVLLSIGTDSSDLIITNGFRIWQRSIPLGGNHFTRQLTKDLKLTFAKAEHLKRHAREAEDPKLIFQTMRPIFNDMVTEVQRSIGFFRSINKKAEIAELLVSGNTVKMPGLAQYLGKNLGYEVHAVDRFTRLEGEDVLTVPAFRDNATTFGVCYGLALQGLGQGQLKTSMVPQEILTERMIRAKKPWALACVAALLLGLATHYVFVEKSWSQTHPDDWGKATSAVKQTSEYSSRHKGEFDGYKSKLVYLQSVGNEVSGNSERRLQWMELASTIVQMLPRGDYPDGIPSPKEVPYVDRPDVFVQTVDSRFYEDLSVWFDTRRSARYIEELRSWADLTGSELAEGYAEDTGPAETGWVIEVKGYHYYNSTKRKGFEASNHLRRTLLNNFLTKSVQLPDENGEMHTFTMEEMGISYPILVSDNKPTETMIPNPDYEPPPPGTLGMGDGMGMEGGMGMGMGMGMAPGMPAVDSDDPNAPKFEPRSLKVVRQDFTFQFVWKPLSFSERLQMQKEAAEKAALEAEEAAEQMVEGQEVAMLP; encoded by the coding sequence ATGGCGAAAGCAGCAAGCGTTTGGGGAATTGAAATCGGTCAATCGGCGTTAAAAGCCCTACGATGCCACGTCGAAGGTGAAAACGTCGTTACCGATGCCTTCGATTACATCGAATATCCGAAAATCCTCAGCCAGCCAGAAGCCGATCCCGAGGAACTGATCAACGAGGCATTGTTAAAATTCCTCGAGCGCAATGAATATACGCGCGATACGAAGATCGTGATGAGCGTCCCCGGATCGAGCGGATTGGCAAAATTTTTCAAACCGCCTCCGGTCGAATTGAAAAAAGTAGCCGATATCGTTCGCTACGAAGCCAAACAGCAAATCCCGTTTGACCTTGATGATGTGGTCTGGGATTACCAAATGATGCCTGGCAGCATCGTTGAAGAAGGATTTGCCCTCGATTCGGAAGTCGGGCTGTTCGCGATGAAACGCGAGCAAGCCTTCCGAGTACTAGAGCCTTTTGAAAAAGTTGGCTTAGAAGTCGATCTGATTCAGATGACTCCGCTGGCGCTTTACAACATGCTGGCCTACGATCGCCTTGCCGAGCGATTAGAAAACGAAACCTTTGATCCTGACAATCCTCCTTCGTCGACCGTCCTGCTGTCGATCGGAACCGATTCGTCCGACCTGATCATCACCAACGGGTTCCGGATTTGGCAGCGTAGTATTCCGCTGGGAGGGAATCACTTCACGCGGCAGTTGACCAAAGATCTAAAACTGACGTTTGCAAAAGCGGAACACCTCAAACGGCACGCCCGCGAAGCGGAAGATCCCAAACTGATCTTCCAGACGATGCGGCCGATTTTCAATGACATGGTGACCGAAGTCCAACGTTCGATTGGATTTTTCCGCAGCATCAACAAGAAAGCCGAGATCGCCGAACTGCTGGTTAGCGGTAACACGGTCAAAATGCCTGGACTGGCTCAGTACCTGGGCAAAAACCTGGGCTATGAAGTCCACGCCGTCGATCGCTTTACAAGACTGGAAGGGGAAGACGTCCTGACGGTCCCTGCCTTCCGTGATAACGCGACCACCTTCGGCGTCTGTTATGGACTTGCCCTTCAAGGGTTGGGACAGGGACAGCTGAAAACCAGCATGGTCCCTCAGGAAATCCTGACCGAACGGATGATCCGAGCCAAAAAGCCATGGGCGCTTGCCTGTGTGGCAGCATTGCTGCTGGGACTGGCAACCCACTACGTGTTTGTCGAAAAGAGCTGGTCGCAAACCCATCCGGACGACTGGGGCAAAGCAACCTCCGCGGTGAAACAAACCAGTGAATACAGCAGCCGGCACAAAGGCGAATTTGACGGTTACAAGTCGAAGCTGGTCTACCTGCAATCGGTCGGTAACGAAGTTTCCGGCAACAGCGAACGACGGCTGCAATGGATGGAATTGGCCTCCACGATCGTTCAGATGTTGCCGCGTGGGGATTACCCCGACGGCATTCCTTCCCCCAAAGAAGTCCCCTATGTCGACCGCCCCGACGTATTTGTCCAAACGGTTGACTCGCGTTTCTACGAGGACCTGTCGGTCTGGTTTGATACAAGACGCTCTGCAAGGTATATCGAAGAACTACGAAGTTGGGCTGACTTGACCGGATCCGAATTGGCCGAAGGGTACGCCGAAGACACGGGGCCGGCCGAGACCGGCTGGGTTATCGAAGTCAAAGGCTACCATTACTACAACAGCACGAAACGAAAAGGGTTCGAAGCGAGCAACCACCTGCGGCGAACCCTGCTGAACAACTTCCTCACCAAATCGGTGCAGCTGCCTGACGAAAACGGGGAAATGCATACCTTTACAATGGAAGAAATGGGGATCAGTTACCCGATTCTTGTTTCCGACAACAAGCCCACAGAGACGATGATTCCCAACCCTGACTACGAGCCACCACCACCTGGAACCCTAGGAATGGGCGATGGCATGGGAATGGAAGGCGGTATGGGAATGGGCATGGGCATGGGAATGGCCCCCGGAATGCCTGCTGTCGATAGCGACGATCCCAATGCTCCGAAATTCGAACCTCGTTCTCTGAAAGTGGTCCGGCAAGATTTCACCTTCCAATTTGTTTGGAAACCATTGTCCTTCAGCGAACGTTTGCAAATGCAAAAAGAAGCTGCCGAAAAAGCGGCCTTAGAAGCCGAAGAAGCGGCCGAACAAATGGTCGAAGGACAAGAAGTCGCGATGCTGCCGTAG
- a CDS encoding AAA domain-containing protein — translation MTAFEDFLQDRFQTGGFSTEDAIASFLPMAEQVVEAHARGNVAPLEGTDSLRIAESRLWFAQSSEQPIRSFHQPASFRVPNPRSGVDVTGQYSITHQVDTGDREIVDLQIGSLDAPVTRPLYLPEHIAWEHRLDCHDPLTDTFSLGMILASMVTGLDLSQPEDLRNFVKHRNNLFNLAEHLHPVVAKAIVQMTALARHDRPSDLSAVVHTLSNYRHQPADFTYEIQQSDNRVDSSPHDKRSIVLSNLRNRLFELTRRNRLLHFRPTMQSVNLTQTSVPLSFDIENIRPDQICTWQGSFAKKIAAGKQVSLNQHLNFAETLYLPVQLNRLITETRRDQAEYGFAQLRLVLCFINWSNIKASPPAAFESPLILLPVRLQKKKGIRDTYWLQSETNEAEINPVLRHQFKQLFDIRLPTHLDLDKTDLHKFFDDLKSKIAESEAAIELIKIDRPRIQSIRETAKRRLDRYRRKARVSGKGVRKFSDLDYSYDPANYHPLGIKLFSSRIQPSQTKLSQIIEKGPRPRSFIQAEDPADPETDDVPQAAHSRQAYAIQGAAGNNPYQWTFDLCNVTLANFRYRRMSLVQDYESLLEQDIESESFESTFSLTPRPTERQILEPHPLPERFDVVPCDPTQALSIAEAGTGNSYIIQGPPGTGKSQTITNLIADYVARGKRVLFVCEKRAAIDVVYARLKQCGLAELCSLIHDSQADKKSFVMDLKQSYESLLQLGQNPNDPQNARESRLEQLQGQLAPLQRFDHSMEESPASVGLKLRKLFDRYLELQDKVPECDATTREGLPPYSEWTASVDAIEQFAEGLRGPFLTHQPSESGATIWATHPLRFLSLGLLKTDQPIDTASTAFHRIRESWNALQQQLQASELPVPQWQSLAQISLLAEYGEHLHRHTEAEQLSLLAEANHGRDARWFRKKQQQWKQLRQRVIEAEQQTEGWKTKLDPIGAETANQQAEYYQQCRMPWLRPGWRKLNRLLDRCYDFSRHPLRPPLPLILAPLLAEQEARQALETTVRQITDRLQIAGDQVEGLIEESEAFGEWIQQQPASFIALHRDWLKQSSAGRMLRHLRYAARPLGTLQESLETVFADTDQVDTDDWLQSLDWLEANLGQLPEALETIRPLAHVTESLRRRIRTLPYPLPSIEALLVETTLQQCIRSNRELQKFSLPFYEQTVRKLSAGYQDWLTDNAAAIRGRVAAKFYRHTMLTNLPAAKLTAEQKAFKKKYQKGRRILEHEFGKQMRFKPIRDLVSQEAGEVINDLKPVWLMSPLSVSDTLPLVADRFDVVIFDEASQITLEESIPALFRAPQTIIVGDEMQLPPTNFFATQQDDSEDEFLVESEGEWIPYDLDSDSLLTHAAKNLNATMLGWHYRSRSESLISFSNWAFYDGRLLTVPEEVCNDVHQAPIVATSTSDGAAGAKELLQRSISMHSVPYGIYDKRRNRSEADYIAHLVRELLCPTGSGSAATGSHPTIGVIAFSEAQQTEIENALQNLAEEDKDFAQALEAELDREEDGQFVGLLVKNLENIQGDERDIIIMSICYGKPPTGKMRMNFGPINRSGGAKRLNVAFSRAKHHMAVVSSIDHQAIRNDYNDGANCLKNYLKYAAAVSTGDTKTADQVLQNLSLWQIDRPQPGNSTKDVLAEQIASVLEAAGYQVDRNVGRSHFRCSLAVRRPDEPVYRLGILLDDQNYYEQDDILERDVMRPRLLQAFGWKTTTIFAKSWYDDSKGVIARLLKTLEEKD, via the coding sequence GTGACTGCATTCGAAGACTTCCTTCAGGACCGCTTCCAGACCGGCGGATTCAGCACCGAAGACGCGATCGCAAGCTTCCTTCCGATGGCGGAGCAAGTTGTCGAAGCACACGCCCGAGGCAACGTTGCCCCGCTGGAAGGGACCGACAGCCTTCGCATCGCCGAAAGCCGACTATGGTTCGCACAATCTTCCGAGCAACCGATCCGCAGCTTCCATCAGCCCGCTTCCTTCCGCGTCCCGAATCCCCGCTCAGGTGTCGATGTCACGGGCCAATATTCAATCACGCATCAGGTTGATACAGGCGACAGAGAAATTGTCGATTTGCAGATCGGTTCATTGGACGCCCCCGTCACCCGTCCGCTTTATCTACCGGAGCATATCGCCTGGGAACACCGCCTGGACTGTCATGATCCGCTTACCGACACATTCAGTCTTGGCATGATCCTAGCCAGCATGGTCACCGGGCTGGACCTTTCACAACCGGAAGACCTGCGAAATTTCGTCAAACACCGCAACAACCTTTTTAACCTTGCGGAACACCTCCACCCGGTGGTCGCCAAAGCCATTGTCCAAATGACTGCTCTCGCGAGGCACGACAGACCCTCCGACCTGTCGGCTGTGGTGCACACGCTTTCAAACTACCGCCACCAACCGGCCGACTTTACTTACGAAATTCAGCAATCCGACAATCGTGTAGATTCATCACCGCACGACAAGCGTTCGATCGTTTTGTCGAACCTGCGAAATCGGTTATTTGAACTGACGCGGCGCAATCGGCTACTGCATTTTCGCCCGACCATGCAGAGCGTCAATTTAACGCAAACATCGGTCCCTCTTTCGTTTGACATCGAGAACATTCGCCCCGACCAGATTTGCACATGGCAAGGAAGTTTTGCAAAAAAGATTGCGGCAGGCAAACAGGTCTCACTGAACCAGCATTTAAATTTTGCCGAAACCCTTTACCTGCCAGTGCAGCTAAACCGGCTGATCACTGAGACGCGTCGTGACCAAGCCGAATACGGTTTCGCTCAGCTGCGTCTGGTTCTTTGTTTCATCAATTGGTCCAATATCAAAGCGTCTCCGCCGGCCGCCTTTGAATCCCCATTGATTCTTTTGCCAGTCCGTCTGCAAAAGAAAAAGGGGATTCGCGACACCTACTGGCTGCAATCGGAAACCAACGAAGCGGAAATCAATCCCGTCCTCCGCCACCAATTCAAACAACTCTTTGACATCCGGCTCCCCACCCATCTGGATTTGGACAAAACGGATTTACACAAGTTCTTTGACGACCTGAAATCGAAAATTGCTGAATCCGAAGCGGCGATCGAATTGATAAAAATCGACCGTCCGCGAATCCAATCGATTCGCGAAACGGCAAAACGTCGGCTCGACCGTTACCGACGCAAAGCAAGGGTTTCAGGAAAAGGAGTCCGCAAATTCTCCGACCTCGACTACAGCTACGACCCCGCGAATTACCACCCCCTGGGAATCAAACTATTCAGCAGCCGAATCCAACCGTCACAGACAAAACTTAGCCAGATCATCGAAAAAGGCCCCCGTCCCCGGTCATTCATACAAGCCGAAGACCCCGCCGATCCTGAAACGGACGATGTGCCGCAAGCCGCTCATTCCCGCCAAGCCTACGCAATCCAAGGGGCCGCCGGAAACAACCCCTACCAGTGGACTTTTGATCTGTGCAATGTGACACTGGCAAACTTCCGCTACCGCCGGATGTCTCTTGTCCAAGACTACGAATCGCTACTGGAACAAGACATTGAATCGGAATCTTTCGAATCGACGTTCTCGCTGACTCCCCGTCCAACGGAGCGTCAAATCTTAGAACCTCATCCGCTCCCCGAGCGATTTGATGTTGTCCCCTGCGATCCGACTCAGGCTCTCTCGATTGCCGAAGCGGGGACCGGCAACAGCTACATCATCCAAGGGCCTCCCGGCACCGGAAAATCCCAGACCATCACCAACCTGATCGCGGACTATGTGGCGAGGGGAAAACGGGTTCTCTTTGTTTGCGAAAAGCGAGCCGCAATTGACGTCGTTTATGCAAGGCTGAAACAGTGCGGACTAGCGGAACTTTGCTCGCTGATCCACGATTCGCAAGCGGACAAAAAATCATTTGTGATGGACCTAAAACAGTCTTATGAATCCTTGCTCCAGTTGGGTCAAAATCCGAACGACCCTCAAAACGCCAGAGAAAGCAGGCTTGAACAATTACAAGGGCAACTTGCCCCATTGCAACGATTTGATCACTCGATGGAGGAATCTCCCGCCTCGGTCGGTCTGAAACTGCGTAAACTGTTTGACCGATACCTCGAACTGCAAGACAAAGTTCCCGAGTGTGATGCCACCACACGTGAAGGATTGCCTCCCTATTCCGAATGGACTGCAAGCGTCGATGCTATCGAACAATTTGCAGAAGGTTTGCGGGGCCCCTTTCTAACGCACCAGCCAAGCGAATCGGGGGCGACGATCTGGGCCACGCACCCGCTCCGCTTCCTCTCACTTGGGCTTCTAAAAACCGACCAGCCCATCGACACGGCTTCGACCGCCTTCCATCGCATCCGCGAATCCTGGAACGCCCTGCAGCAACAACTGCAAGCGTCTGAGCTACCTGTGCCCCAGTGGCAGTCGCTCGCACAGATCTCGCTGTTGGCCGAGTATGGAGAACACCTGCACCGGCATACCGAAGCGGAGCAACTGAGTCTGCTGGCAGAGGCCAATCATGGGCGTGACGCGAGGTGGTTTCGCAAAAAGCAACAGCAATGGAAACAACTTCGCCAACGCGTCATCGAAGCCGAGCAGCAGACAGAGGGCTGGAAAACGAAACTCGATCCAATCGGTGCCGAAACAGCCAATCAACAGGCTGAATACTATCAGCAGTGTCGCATGCCCTGGCTGCGTCCCGGCTGGCGGAAACTGAATCGACTTCTCGATCGTTGCTATGATTTTTCCCGGCATCCACTCCGGCCGCCGCTACCATTAATCCTAGCGCCACTCCTTGCCGAACAGGAGGCCCGGCAAGCTCTGGAGACAACCGTACGGCAGATCACCGATCGTCTGCAAATCGCGGGCGATCAAGTGGAGGGGCTGATCGAAGAATCCGAAGCGTTCGGCGAGTGGATTCAGCAGCAACCGGCCTCATTCATCGCCCTGCATCGAGACTGGCTGAAGCAGTCTTCGGCCGGGAGGATGCTGCGTCATCTGAGGTACGCCGCGCGTCCCTTGGGCACGCTTCAGGAATCACTTGAAACAGTGTTTGCCGACACCGACCAAGTCGACACCGACGACTGGCTTCAATCGCTCGACTGGCTGGAAGCGAATTTGGGTCAATTGCCTGAAGCCCTAGAAACAATCCGCCCGCTTGCTCATGTGACCGAATCGCTGCGGCGGCGAATCCGTACTCTTCCCTATCCGCTGCCGTCCATCGAAGCACTCCTCGTCGAAACAACGTTGCAGCAATGCATCCGCAGCAACCGCGAACTCCAAAAATTCAGTTTACCTTTTTACGAACAAACGGTTCGGAAGCTTTCGGCAGGATACCAGGACTGGTTGACCGACAATGCAGCGGCAATCCGTGGGCGTGTCGCGGCAAAATTCTACCGGCACACGATGCTCACGAACCTCCCTGCCGCAAAGCTAACCGCGGAACAAAAAGCCTTCAAAAAGAAGTACCAAAAGGGGCGACGGATCCTGGAACACGAATTTGGCAAACAGATGCGATTCAAACCGATCCGCGACTTGGTTAGCCAAGAGGCAGGCGAAGTCATCAATGACTTAAAACCGGTTTGGTTGATGAGCCCCCTCAGTGTGTCCGACACCCTGCCGCTGGTTGCGGATCGCTTTGATGTGGTGATCTTTGACGAAGCGAGTCAAATCACTTTGGAAGAATCGATCCCGGCTCTCTTCCGAGCCCCGCAAACAATCATCGTCGGCGATGAAATGCAGTTGCCGCCCACAAACTTTTTCGCGACGCAACAGGATGATTCCGAAGACGAATTTCTAGTCGAATCGGAAGGGGAATGGATTCCCTATGACCTCGACAGCGATAGCCTGTTAACCCATGCCGCGAAAAATCTAAACGCGACGATGCTTGGCTGGCACTACCGAAGCCGCAGTGAATCGTTAATCAGTTTTTCGAACTGGGCGTTTTACGACGGACGCTTGTTAACCGTCCCGGAGGAAGTCTGCAACGACGTCCACCAAGCCCCAATCGTTGCGACATCCACCTCCGACGGGGCAGCCGGTGCAAAGGAACTATTGCAGCGGTCGATCAGCATGCATTCGGTCCCCTATGGAATCTACGACAAACGACGCAACCGATCCGAGGCAGACTATATCGCTCACCTAGTCCGCGAATTACTTTGCCCAACAGGCTCCGGTTCCGCTGCGACAGGCTCTCATCCGACCATCGGCGTCATCGCGTTTTCAGAAGCGCAGCAAACCGAAATCGAAAACGCGTTGCAAAACTTGGCGGAAGAGGACAAAGATTTTGCGCAAGCACTCGAAGCGGAACTGGACCGTGAAGAGGACGGGCAGTTTGTTGGCCTGCTAGTTAAGAACCTAGAAAACATCCAAGGCGACGAACGGGACATCATCATCATGAGCATCTGCTACGGCAAACCACCGACAGGCAAGATGCGAATGAACTTTGGGCCAATCAATCGCAGTGGAGGCGCCAAACGCTTAAACGTTGCTTTCTCACGAGCGAAGCATCACATGGCTGTGGTCAGTTCGATCGATCACCAAGCGATTCGAAACGACTACAACGACGGAGCCAACTGCTTAAAAAACTACTTGAAATACGCGGCAGCCGTTTCGACAGGCGACACCAAAACGGCAGACCAAGTCTTGCAAAATCTATCGCTATGGCAGATCGATCGACCGCAACCGGGCAACTCTACCAAAGACGTTTTGGCCGAACAGATTGCAAGCGTATTAGAGGCCGCCGGTTATCAAGTGGACCGCAATGTCGGACGATCCCACTTCCGCTGTTCGCTGGCCGTCCGGCGGCCAGACGAACCGGTTTACCGGCTGGGCATTTTGTTAGATGACCAGAACTATTACGAGCAAGACGACATTCTGGAGCGGGACGTCATGCGTCCGCGATTACTGCAAGCCTTCGGCTGGAAAACGACCACAATCTTCGCCAAATCGTGGTACGACGATTCCAAAGGAGTTATCGCAAGATTATTGAAAACGCTGGAGGAAAAGGACTAA